The nucleotide window GAACCTCTCCCTCTCGGCATGCTTGGCGGGTGGCGGCGGAATCAAGACAGCAGGGTCAGGCCTCGCCTCCGGGTGGTCTGGTGAGCAGATGTTCAGTGCAGTGGGTTTCCTGTCAGGGAGAGGTGTCTGGATGGTGAGCGGGCGGCGCATCTTCTCCTCGGGTATAGATCGAAACGATGGCATGGACTCGTCTATGTGGTCTTGCGATAAAGCCTTCCCCTTCCGCAGTCTGTTCCAGTGACAGGAAATTTGGTAAGAAGGCCCGACTTCAACCAATGAAGGAATAGAGTGATAGACCATACCTCCGGTATAGACTTTcagcatcttcttcctcctcgtcctccttgAGATTAGATGGCACTGTCGTCGCAGTTGGGTGAACTGAAAGCAGTGTATCGTGCCGTACAAGAACCTTCTGCAGCTCCTCATTCAATTCTATACATTGCGATACCACCACTTCATCCCTAGCAAGTAGTTATAACAATGAACACATCAATGCAATGACAGTATACTGAAGGAGCAAACACAAAAGGAAATGTCCACACTTGCATAGAAAGAAGTAGGGAAAACGGACAAGCAGCACCAAAAATTGAACCCTTACCTTGATGTCATAACCAGATGCATTATTCGTTGCTTTTGAAAAGTACATTGCTCTACAAGATCCAACACAAACTCATCTGTTGCTCCCTACAGAACAGAAAACTCCGATGTAAGAGTTCACAGTAGGTTTATCTTTACAAAAAGAAACATAGTGCATTCCACCAAAATTATTTCCCCAGAAGAAAATAACTGCTCCAGTATCAACCCTATAGTTGAGGATGTAAGTTATGGTTAATATATACCACAGGATGTCTAGGATCCATGGAATTTAATACATCCCTGAGAACTTCCATGACACTGGATGCTTTCCGAATTATACTGAAACACAGAAAAGTGCACTGTCAGAACTACTGATAGTCCAAAAGGCAATTAGATAACCAACACAGGAAACAATATATTTGTCACATCACAGGAATTATCTTGTCAATAAGTAACAGAGGACCATACATACTGGTACTTGCTCCCTATTCCCTAAGTATTCCTGCTACTAAATCTGGAATAATATCATGTTGAAACATGTGTTTTTATCCTTGTAAATGTTCAGGATACAGCTAACTGGTGCCATATCAGTCGGGTGCTGGGTATGGATAAATAGGTGAATCGGCCAAAAAATCGGTTAATCGGCTATTCGGTGACCCACCTAGTTGCGATTAACTGGCTAATATTTGGAACATTGATCCTTGCTGCTCCATGTGGGCGCTACTCATAACTACGAATAGTCAAACAGCATGTTGCTCCTACCATGCAATGTCAACAATGATAGCTCAGCCAAAACACAGGTGGCACCTCAAATAGAACTAACTGGTTTAGCTGAGTGATAGAAATGGATTTCTCAAGTCAGAAATGCAACCCCTCAAAACACACTTTGACATCCATGTCCTTGGTCCTAATTGAAACCATTGAGTAACACCATATACAATAACCAGAAGAACAATACATGTACAGTAAAATCTGCTTTTGCTAAAATGACACAGGATGGTTAGAATGGAGTGTCAATGGCACTTACATGCTTATAATTTTCATCAGAAGGAGCCATGTTTATACTAGGAGTAAAAATAATTTCAGTTATTCAGGCATGAAACGTTTAGGTTTTTTTGAGCATAGAGACTGGAATGACAACATGTTAGCTTCATTAGAATATTAAAAATGTATCAAACTAAGATACTAGCACAAAACAAAATTAACACATATTTAAAGGTGGGATACAGGTTGCACAATGAAATGATTACTATCAACCCCATAAATACCTCGTGTCAGAAACAAGCTGCACGTTAGCTTCCTGTTGAACACCATTCGATCTGCTAGATAGATTGTCCTTATTCGGTTCGGTTATTGTTTCTGGCACAGGATTGTGTACTTGTGTAATGACAACATTTGGACGATTCGAAAACTTCACACCAGCAGACTAAGAACATGAAAACATATATCAGCTATATACCAAAAAGAGTAGCTATTCTTACTATCTACTTAAAACTACTAATATTCAAATAATCACTGCATAGTGCATAGTGACTATATTGGAGTAGTAACTTGTAAGGTTGTTAAGGCACAAAGGTAGAACGACCAACAGATATTATGCAACATACTTAAGGACTCAAAAGTTAATAATAGTATGCCTCATAAGTGCATGTATTTGTCTCGGTCCAGGGAAAATATTACAGTAATGAAATTCCTTATACTACTCTGCGCGATCCAATTTTGTTGCAGTACATGGAAGAAAGAAAGGAAATCAAGATAGATTTTTTTTTAACCTACCACTAATTCATAATATGCCTCATAGTACTGGGGGAACTTTCCTTTAGCTCCACCAAGGGATGTTTGGGTCGCATCTAACAAAAGAAATATCTTTTCCCGAACTGGCAATTCCGTCTGAAACAAAGAGTATTTGTTATGTCAACATCAGTTAGTAAAGGTACACAACTGTCCTCCAACAATAAGCGAAAAAGAAGTCACCTTTTTCTTCACTATTTTGACAAGTATCGGAAGAAGCCCATTATCAATGACCTGCTTGTGGATAGGCTCTCCACAGTTATTCATGAGCATCTCCAACAGCTGGAAGAAATAGCACCGCAAATGGATGTTGATTATAAATGAAAATGGATTTACTAATTTTCTCTTGGGATATGACAGGTTATTTAGTTACAGTGAGAGAAAAAAATAGATTAACATCACACAACTGACCGCACAGACAGAAGCATATTAGGCACCTCTGTGTTCTCTTTTATAAAAAAAGCAGTGATCAGGGCACCAGGGAGGCTGAGTTCTGTTTTGCAATAGCAGGGCACTGAACCAAATAAAGGATTTGCTGAGTTCTGTTTTGCAATAGCAGAGGCGTAGATAATCCCCTTCTTCTTACATGTCCCAGATATTTATTAAGAAGTACTAAGAGGTTCATATGACTAATCTATAACCCCAAACACCGCAGCAGGTCGAGGAACCAAGCCACAAAGAGACTAATTCGGCACATATAACTCACCATGACAGCATAAAGTTGAGCATTCTTGCTCCTGCTTCCTATACACTTCTTTATAGATTTGATCACATCCTTCGCTTTCCTGGTGACAGTAACAGGGAGAGAGAAAAATGGATCATTTGAGGAAACAAACGCCGTCATTCCAAATGGCAACCTAAGAGCCATGGATGTCTAAAAAAATCAGCATGCCAAGAAGAACCGCTCGCTCCTTCAGATCGATTCACCGTTCACTCAAGAAAATACGGGGATAAAATATATATTTTTAAGAGAACAGGGAGATAATATAATATATGTTGCAAAATCATAAACTAAATCTTTGAACTGGCAAGAAGTTGCAATGCTACACGCATGACTGAATATTTCGTAACAAGTGGGTATTCTGCAATGGAACGGCAAGATTACCCCGGATCCTGAGCGACGAGCTCGCAGATTTCGATGTTCTTGGCCCAGTCCATCTCCTTGAGCTTCTCGCTCGTCGCCGCCTTCACCATTTCCGAAGCCATCTCCACCAGACTCTCTTCAACGAGTTCAATCTACGAGGTTTCTTCCCCCACCGGACTAATCCAAACCTGATTCCACCACACAGATGAGTAAAATAAGCGGAAAATCCCTCTTGTCGTACATAGAGGCACTAATTAAACTATAAGTATCGCGTCTTTCGCGACCCGCGAGCACCACGCAAAGAACATTCTTTCAGGCGAGGAAGAAGAACAGATACTAATCTACAGCCACAAGATCGCTCACTTCGAGGGGGGGAaggggaaaagagaagagaacaTAGCACGCACGAACCCGGATCGGCCGCGACTGAATCGAGAAGCGTCCCTAGTGCATCGTCGCCGGCGGCGGGGGAGCCATGGTCGGGGGTGGCTCGCGCAGTGATCTCAGTGGGAAGGGAAGGGAGGGgagggggaagagagagagagagagaggggggtaTGGAAGGTGAGGTTATTTGCAAATTTCAATGCAATTTCTCATTTTGCAGATTGCACCCTGTCTTTTCAGGTATCGGAGTTTCACCAGCGTTGTCACCATCGTCGTCCAAGGAAAACTTCGAAAAGGTAATCAAGCCAATCAGCTTCATATCTTGTGTACTACGAAATTACAACTGAAAATGACAATGTTGTCTTACTTCCTTTGTTTTGGCTTATAATAAGGTCTCAGTGGTTTCCGGCCAGGTTCTTTTAGACAAATTTGGGCTATTGTTAAGGATGATGTAATCAAATCGGTTAGAGATTTCTTTCACAATGGTGTCATGCTGGATTATGTCAATGATACTATTATTGTGCTCATCATAAAAATCCTAACCCGGTAAACTCACTGATTTCAGGCCGATAAGTTTGTGCAACATAttccctccgtctcataatataaggGTGTTTTTTATAACTATCTTCGGAACGTACTTTCTTTATTTTTTATATAAGGCCGATAAATCTGTCGGAGCGCTCCTGGAATCTCACATCTTCTATTTGTGGATGATACACTTCCATTTTTTGAAGCAAACAGAGGCGGTGCAGCACATGTAAAAAGTGTGCTTAACACATATGAGTTAGCTATGGGGCAATCTCTAACCCCAGCAAAGTGTTCAATTCTGTTTGCGAACTCTTGCTCTACTGGCCAACAATTAGAGGCCAGACTTGAACTATCGGTGGATAACTCACATTTTGAAGAGAAGTACTTGGGCTTACCGACGCCAGATGGATGTATGACTAATGACAAGTTTCAGAATTGCAGTCCAAATTATAAAAACGTATGATGTTGTGGGGATGCCCATCTCAGGGTGGAAAGAAAACTCTCATTAAATCAATTGCATGATCTATTCCAATGTATATAACGAGTATTTTCAAGCTACTCCTTGGTCTGTGTGATGATCTAAATGAGATGATTAGGAATTATTGGTGAGGATCATATCAAGGGAAAAGGAAGGCCCAAGGGAAGTCATGGGAAAAGAAGATTAAACCAAAAGGTTTGGGCGGCATGGGATTCTGTGATTTTAGACTGTTCAATCAAGCTTTACTTGCGCGACAAGTCGGGCGTCTCATCACAAACCCAGAGAGCTTTTGTCCACAACTGCTAAAAGACAAATACTACCCCCAATGAGCGCCTTAGGGACATGGTGTTTGCTTCGAACCCATCTTCATCGTGGCAAGGCATCACCCATGGACTCGAACTAATGAAAAAGAGTCTACTGTGGCGGATTGGTAATGGGACACAAGTTCAGATTTGGAGGGATAGGTGCATACTCAGGGGACTGGACTTCAACGTGATCTCACATAAAAGAAGATGCCGCCTCAAGTGGGTGTAAGACTTGATCAGCGTGAATGGTGCATTGAAGGAGGAAATGATCAGGTGGTACCTTCCCCTTGATGCTTCAGAGATCCTGAAACTGAAACTTCCTGCTGCAGATAGTGTGGACTTCATCGCCTAGGCGTGAGCCGTCAGGGAATTTCTCTATTCATAGTGCGTATAAACTGGCTTTTGATGAACTCTATCAGCAGTCTCAGTCATCCTCCAGCAGCTCACCCAGGGCGAGAGAGGGTACTGGAAGCAGATTTGGGGAAGCCTGGCACAACCCAAAGTTTGTGTTTTTGCTTGGCGCACTGCAAAATAGTGCATTACCTACATGGGAACGTAAGAATGTGATAAACCTATAAGTTGATGATCACTGCCCTATCCGTGGAATTGAGAAGCAAACCACCTTTCATGCGTTTTGTCGCTGCCCTCATGCGACTGCATTGTGGTGTGCAATGGAGGAGATCAAGCCTCTACCACCGTTTTTGAGATTGAGAACACGGGACCCAAATGGTTGctgttgggaaacatagcatgcaatttttaaaaaaaattcctacactcacgcaagatctgtataggagatgcatagcaactagaggggagagtgtgtctacgtaccctcgtagaccgaaagcggaagcgttttgacaacgcggttgatgtagtcgaactttttctcgttccgaccgatcaagcaccgaacgtacgacacctccgagttctgcacacgatcagctcgatgacgtccctcgaactcttgatccaacaaagtgttgaggaagtagatgagttccgtcagcacgacgacgtggtgatggTGACGGTGATGTGATTCGCgcagcttcgcctaagcactacgagaatatgaccgagggtgtaatccgtggagggaggcgccgcacacggctaacagatggtcttgtgtgttctaggtgcctcccccctcatatatataggtgggagggagagggagcaACCAAGGGGCGCCCCGGGTAGGAGGAATCCTACGTGGGGGCCTTGTCCAATTCGCCCCCCTCCTACCATATTtaccggagggggaaggaaagaggagggaggagggaaggaagggggagcccgaatccctccccttccttctctcttccccACTTTCCTTCCTACTAAGGTgcggcccatatggggggcgcagcagcccctgcTGGCTGCTAcatttcccctcttggcccattaggcccatatctttgtcgggggtgcccggaaccccttctggCGACCCCATATGTACCTGGTACCCTCcagaacacttctggtgtccgaatactatcgtcctatatatcaatctttacctatcgaccatttcgagactcctcgtcatgtctgtgatctcatccgggactccgaacaacatttggtcaccaaatcacataactcatataatacaaaatcgtcatcgaacgttaagcgtgcggaccctacgggttcgagaactatgtagacatgaccgagacacctatctggtcaataaccaatagcagaacctagatgctcatattggctcctacatattctacgaagatcattatcggtcgaaacgttatgacaacatacgttattccctttaccatcggtatgttacttgcccaaggttcgatcgtcagtatcaacatacctagttcaatctcgttaccggcaagtctatttactcgttctataatacatcatcttgtaactaactcattagtcactttgcttgcaatgttggggaacatagtatttcaaaaaaaattgcctacgatcacgcaagatctatcttggagaaacatagcaacgagcggggagagtgtgtccacgtaccctcgtagagcgaaagcggaagcgtttagtaacgcagttgatgtagtcgaacgtcttcgtgatccaaccgatccaagtgccgaacgtacagcacctccacgatctgcacacgttcagctcggtgacgtccctcgaactcttgatacagttgaggccgagggagagtttcgtcagcacgatggcgtggtgacggtgatgatgaagttaccggcgcagggcttcgcctaagcactacgatgatatgaccgagttgtgtaactatggagggggcaccgcacacggctaaaagatcaacttgtgtgttctagggtgcccccttgaccccgtatataaaggagggagggggaggccggccggccctaggggcgcgcccaaggagaggtagtcctactaggattaccaatcctagtaggattcctccacaaggaagagagggggaatgaaggagagggagagggagtaggaaaggggggcgccgccccccttcccttgtccacTTCGGActgcaaggaaggggggcgcgcaGACTGCCCTGgctgccctcctctctctccaacaaggcccatggtggcccattagttcccctggggggttccggtaacccatccggcactccggtttttaCCCGAAACCatccagaacacttccggtgtccgaataacatggtccagtatatcaatctttatgtctcgaccatttctagactcctcgtcatgttgctgatctcacccgggactccgaacaaccttcgttcatcaaaatcacataaactcataatacaaatcgtcatcgaacgttaagcatgcggaccctatgggttaaagaactatgtagacatgaccgagacacatctccggtcaataaccaatagcggaacatggatgatcatattggctcatacatattctacgaagatctttatcggtcaaacgcataacaacatacgttgttccctttgtcatcggtatgttacttgcccgagattcaatcgtcggtatccacatacctagttcaatctcgttaccggcaagtccctttactcgttccataatgcatcatcccatgactaactctttagtcacattgcttgcaaggcctatagtgatgtgcactatcgagagggcctagagatacctgtCCGACATTCGGAATGACAAGTCCTAATATCAATCTATGCAAACTTAACAAACActatcagagacacctgtagagcatctttataatcacccaattacgttgtgaagtttgatagcacactaagtgttcctccggtattcgggagttgcataatctcatagtcataggaacatgtataagtcatgaagaaagcaatagcaataaactaaacgatcatagtgctaagctaacggatgggtcttgtccatcacatcattctctaatgatgtgatcccgttcatcaaatgacaacacatgtctatggctaggaaacttaaccatctttaattaaaGAGCTAGTCAAAGAGAGGCCTACAAGgggcactctgtttgtctatgtattcacacatgtactaagtttccagttaatacaatactagcatgaataataaacatttatcatgatataaggaaatataaataacaactttattattgcctctagggcaaattttcttcagtctccaacttgcactagagtcaataatctagattacatagtaatgattctaacacccatggagtcttggtgctgatcatgttttgctcgtgagagaggcttagtcaacaggtctgcaacattcagatccgtatgtattttgtaaatctctatgtctccctccttgacttgatagcggatggaattgaagcatctcttgatgtgcttggttctcttgtgaaatctggattcctttgccaaggcaattgcaccagtattgtcacaaaatattttcattggacccgatacactaggtatgacacctagatcggatatgaactccttcatccagattccttcatttgctgcttccgaagcagttatgtactccgcttcacacgtagatcccgccgcGATgatttgcttggaactgcaccaactgacagctccaccattcaatataaatacgtatccggtttgagacttagagtcatccggatcagtgtcaaagcttgcattgatgtaaccatttacgacgagctctttgtcacctccataaatgagaaacatatccttagtccttttcaggtatttcaggatgttcttgaccgttgtccagtgatccactcttgtattactttggtacctccctgctaaactaatagcaaggcacacatcaggtctggtacacaacattgcatacatgatagaacctctggctgaggcatagggaatgactttcattttctctctatcttctgcagaggtcgggcattgagtctgactcaacttcacaccttgtaacacaggcaataaccctttatttgcctgatccattttgaacttcttcgaaactttatcaaggtatgtgctttgtgaaagtccaattaagtgtcttggtctgtctctatagatcttgatgcccaatatataagcagcttcaccgaggtatttcattgaaaaattcttattcaagtatccttttatgccattcagaaattcagtatcatttccaatcaacaatatgtcatccacatataatatcagaaatgctacagagctcccactcactctcttgtaaatataggcttctccagaactctgtataaaaccatatgctttgatcacactatcaaagcgtatattccaactccaagaggcttgcaccagtccataaatggatcactggagcttgcacactttgttagcaccttttggctcgacaaaaccttctggttgaatctgaaggaaatatgccctagaggcaataataaagttattatttatttccttatatcatgataaatgtttattattcatgctagaattgtattaaccggaaacatgatacatgtgtgaatacatagacaaacagagtgtcactagtatgcctctacttgactagctcgttgatcaaagatggttatgtttcctagccatagacaaagagttgtcatttgattaacgggatcacatcattaggagaatgatgtgattgacttgacccattccgttagcttagcacttgatcgtttagtatgttgctattgctttcttcatgacttataatgttcctatgactataagattatgcaactctcgtttaccggaggaacactttgtgtgctaccaaacgtcacaatgtaactaggtgattataaaggtgctctacaggtgtctccgaaggtacttgttgggttggcgtatttcaagattaggatttgtcactccgattgtcggagaggtatctctggccccactcggtaatgcacatcacttaagccttgcaagcattgcaactaatgagttagttgtgggatgatgtattacggaacgagtaaagagacttgccggtaacgagattgaactaggtattgagataccgacgatcaaatctcgggcaagtaacataccgatgacaaagggaacaacgtatgttgttacgcggtttgaccgataaagatcttcgtagaatatgtaggagccaatatgagcatccaggttccgctattggttattgaccggagacgtgtctcggtcatgtctacatagttctcgaacccgtagggtccgcatgcttaaagttcgatgacggttatattatgagtttatgtgttttgatgtactgaaggtagttcggagtcctggatgtgatcacggacatgacgaggagtctcgaaatggtcgagacatgaagattgatatattggacgactatattcggacaccggaatggttccgggggttatcggatatataccggagtaccggggggttaccggaacccccccggagGTTATTaggcctcatgggcccaagtggtggaagaggagaggcggccaaggggcagccgcgcgcccctccccccccccaagtccgaattggcaaggaggggggcggcaccccccccctttcctttcccctctctctccttccctctcctctcctactccaacatgaaggggggagtcctactcccggtgggagtaggactcctcatggggcgcgccaagggtggccggccccctccccctcctccactcctttatatacggggagggaggcaccccctagatacacaacaattgatcccttggatctcttagccgtgtgcggtgcccccctccaccataatccaccccggtcatatcgtagcagtgcttaggcaaagccctgagtcgatagaacatcatcatcatcaccatgctgtcgtgctgacggaactctccctcaaagctcgacTGGATCatagttcgagggacgtcatcgagttgaatgtgtgctgaactcggaggtgccgtgcgttcggtacttgatcggtcggatcgtgaagacgtacgactacatcaaccgcgttgtgctaacgcttctgctttcggtctacgagtgtacgtggacacactctcccctctcgttgcta belongs to Triticum urartu cultivar G1812 chromosome 7, Tu2.1, whole genome shotgun sequence and includes:
- the LOC125519505 gene encoding TOM1-like protein 5, with protein sequence MASEMVKAATSEKLKEMDWAKNIEICELVAQDPGKAKDVIKSIKKCIGSRSKNAQLYAVMLLEMLMNNCGEPIHKQVIDNGLLPILVKIVKKKTELPVREKIFLLLDATQTSLGGAKGKFPQYYEAYYELVSAGVKFSNRPNVVITQVHNPVPETITEPNKDNLSSRSNGVQQEANVQLVSDTSIIRKASSVMEVLRDVLNSMDPRHPVGATDEFVLDLVEQCTFQKQRIMHLVMTSRDEVVVSQCIELNEELQKVLVRHDTLLSVHPTATTVPSNLKEDEEEEDAESLYRRLRKGKALSQDHIDESMPSFRSIPEEKMRRPLTIQTPLPDRKPTALNICSPDHPEARPDPAVLIPPPPAKHAERERFFREKSMDGGVNLPGHLRGLSLQSSRDGSSSCSGSTDYGD